Sequence from the Cucumis sativus cultivar 9930 chromosome 1, Cucumber_9930_V3, whole genome shotgun sequence genome:
TAAATTCatcttgaaaaatgagaataagttaaaaagaagACAGGTAAAGAAATTGGTTGAAATTCATGAAGTTCGTACCTaccataaaaaatttaaaatgttcagCACTTCACTTATACATAgaaacattagaaaaatctgATGaagtgtgtttttttaaaacgaaaaCTATAGTTGAGACCATAGACCATAGTAAATGAATTGTAGACAGCAAAACTCTTCAGGAAAAGTAACTCTCAAATGAAATGGAattcttgaaattgaaattactACTGTTTAGTCTAGATTACCACAATtgcaataaaaagaaaacaaagaacaaagcAACTAAGCGGCTCCAACTtagatttaaacaaaaaactttTCTCAGTACTTTCCTTAGACAATGAAAAAGTCATGAATCCCCATCcgacaattaaaattttaatgttttctgAACGACAGCATTCATACAGCCATTACAATTTATCTGGCTATTTTATAATGTAGTTTCTAAAGTGTTTTTCAGGTTAAACTTTGCCATAATTTTCTATAAGACATCACTACTGAGCACATAgctcaaattaaattttattgtgcGACTGTAGGGTAGAACATTAGTCATTCCATTCAAATGATAAAGCATATTACCCGAGAAAAACCCAACAAAGATACAGAAATGGAATTGTTTAACCTAGCTACAATCAAACAACAGTGACTCTTATCAATGCAAATATAGTGGGATAAACatcattttattatctaaaacCCGAGGGggaataaatatatttttcagaTTTCTACAAGTTAATTTTGATACCCTGATACAAATTCAATTCCACTAATTTCCTAGCAAGCCAGgagttcttttaaaaaagttcattGCAGCATTGTGTATCATTGGAAATGCATGAATATTAATGccaaaattatttggtttgaCTACCTTACTGGACCGTGCATGTGCCACTGAAAATTGAGTTTGATCCTTTATGACAGGGAAAGAAGTGTCCACGCTAGCATCCTTACTCTGAAACATAAGCAATTTAGCAATTCATCCTGTGGAATAGATAAGTCAACAAGAGCAGAAAGACAGCCACATTTATCAAAACAAGCTTGCCTTTTCATAGACATACAAATTTCCGTCAGCATGAGCAACAACAAAAGCACCATCACTTTTTGGAATCCATGCGACGCTGGTACATCGACTGTCAAAAGCATCaaatcaatatcaataatCACACACATTACCGAAAATCATCAAGATAGAGAAGAGGTAAAAATTTAAGTGGATCAATATCTggccaacttttttttcaacttatgATACAGTTAAcatgtttattcttttatgtttctcaATGAAAGCTCAATTTTGCATCAGCAGAAACAGAGTCAGGCAGAGAAACTGCAAGCCATTATCGTGATAAAATGCCACATCCCTGTACTGGTAATGCTCATGGATGAAGCTTATGGAAGATAGGGAATGTTCAACTACAATATCTTGAACAATATTGTGTACCAATTTCCTAAACCGGTTACTATCATCTGACTGAGATGCCAGCATGAAAGTTTTCTAATTAAGCTTATTGACCAATAGAACCTCAGTTTTATTTcaatacaaaatatacaaaGAATGATATCACCTGCTCTTTCTTGGAATAATAGGAAGAATCTGGCTAAACGCACTAGACAatcaatatgaaaaatttcacACAGCTAATTTAGAAATTGCACGACAAGTAGCTCACATAAAAGAAGTGTAACCAACAATCAAGGTAGAATGCGCAAAGATGTTCAAAAATGCTCACTTCACACACCGTGGATCCTTGCCTGTTATTGACGCTGCCCTCATTCTTATAATGTATAGCTAGTATTCTATAACTTGTAAAGAAGATAAACGATTAAgaggaaataaaaatgtatagcTAGAATTCTTGCCTGTTATTGACACTGCCCTCTTTGTTATAATGTTGAGCTCCAACAAGCTTCTTCCCAACATCTTGTAACTGCTGTCTTAAAGATACCGAGTATACTAGCATAAAGAATAAGCACTTCAAAAACAGAATCCTCCAGaaccaaaaacaacaaatcaaGCATAGAAAAAGTGTGTTTACCATCTCCAGAATTCAATCCAATTAGTAGGTCATGACCATCCTTAGCTTCAGGATCAAAGGCATGGCAGATAGGATTTGAATTGCTAAAGTGCAAGGACTTTATAGGATCCTAAAAAACCACCAAGAAAACTCATAAACCGAACACACATACAAATCAATCAGAATAGAAGGAATTCCATGCTGTACCACGTTGGTTACCTTATCAGGTGAATTAAGGTCGCCAATGAAGATGGTATCTCCAacattgaaaatcaaataggTTCCTTTACCATCATAGTTGGGGTTAAGAATGGAATGACTGCCGTTTGAGCCTACAAGTGAGCCACTTCTACTAGTTCCATTAACAGCTTTACCAGTACCATTACCACCTGCAAACCCAATCGCTCGAACCCCATTTCCACCTCCAACCCCAAGGAACTTCGCAGCCGCATATCTCACTCCACTACTCGCACTCGCACTAGAACTCGAACTCGGAGCTGGACCAGCCTGCGCCGGCTTGTCCTTGAGCTGCGCCAGAGTCACCTAAAAtccaaaccaaacaaaatcaaagaacAATCGAAAACGCAGAAATTCAAGGAACATTACAATAGACTCGACAATTTAAAAATCGAATTGCGAGGTGAATCGAAAAGAGGGGGAAGTACCTGAGAGACTGATTTGCCatgagaaaaaggaagaaaaccgGGAGGATGAGTCTTCTCATAATGAAGCTTGTACCGTCCTTCAGGGGTTTTAAAATAGGTTTTGAGACCTTGCGATTGTGAATTCGCATTCGTTGTAGAAGTCGACGACGACGAAGACGCCGTCGTCGCTCCCGTGTTCGACATCAATCCAACACTATTGCTGTTGAAGCTACTGTTATAGCCGttattcatcatcttcatcgccgaaatttcatcaaaaacaaaacccaatcATCAAAAAGAACGAAAAGGAAAATCACAGACGAAGAGAACACAATATCCCACAACCGTTGATTATCAGTTGTGAGGCAAAAATTGAAGGTATACGGCGGAGTTAACGGCGGCGATAAGGGTCCAACGGCGGCGGGATTGAGAAAAGGAGGGGTTTGGGCGGTTCTCGATCTacggaggaggaggaagaagagagtggAACGTAATGGAAATGGTTTTAGTTATTTTGGGTAATGGGGAGACGGTGGACTTTTTGGggtataagaaaaaaaaagtcattagaaTGGACGGTTGCGATTGAGTTGATTGAGCGTCAGAACTGCCATTGAGATGGAGGAGATTTTTGGCCGTTGATTCCGGGAGAAGTTTGCTTGCCGTTTGATTGATGGACTTCTTATTAGTTGTTTGACTCATTTTGCGAGGATCCAGCTTTCACCCGCTTTATAGCCTTCTTCTCGATTTTTGGATTTTCACTAACAacgatatttttctttttattcctAATATTTCCACAAACCgccctttatttttttactttttatttcatcaaaattaattgttaaaattatttatttaccctttgtttattttctttatatgaaaaaataaacaaagggAATTTAACTTaacatgtaaaataaatatttttctaattaaataacaattttaaagatatttcaaaattaaaattaaaatatttttttgtttatcttgatttgtgaattaaaaaaatcaaagttaaatttattattattattattataaaatatattataacacTCACATGTCATAAGTTTGATATCATTACTTTGAAGCATTGAAAATTAAGgattaaaatgtttgatatccataatatcaaatttttaaatttagaaatgtaCCAACACTAGCATTAACACGAGGTTTGATtgcaataaataaacaaattaaacatgtttgatgaaattatttttaaatataacaaaataaaccaaaatattatagtCGATATATTACGATAAGCGACAATAGACCAATATATACGTACTATTGTTTgtgtctatttttttttcttttttttttttgcaattttttttaatattaataaaaaatgaaatcatattattggaaaaaaataataatatttttaagtatgttgatatttttcatctttacaTTATGTTGTCTAAAAGCAAGAAGTTGTCTTGCTAGGGTTGTCGCTAGAACGTTGTGAGAGGAGCTTTATTAAGTTTTTGATAGTAGAACATATCGATCTCTTGAGTTTCCAACTATCACAAAGCAAGAAAGATATTATGTTAGTTGTCGGTTTTACACATTGTTCTTGAGAAGTTTTCCTTGTTCTTGAAGAAACCCAAGACGTTATTTATTGAGAAGAGATTATCATCCTTGATGGATCCTAAGGTAATATAGGTTGAGAAATTGTACTCAAGTTTATGAGGAAAGGTGAAGGTGTGTTCGTAAAAAGGGAGGAAAGATAATCTCGTGGTCACACACTTATGGAGAGTCTAAGTGTTTAAATCCTAAACCCTAATATTCGCATACTTAGAAAAACTTAAGTTTTAGAGCAAGAAAGAGTCGTCTCACATCTAGGAAGAGCCTAAAGTGATCAAATAAGTTAGGCTCAAGTATGTTACTTTAAttgtcattaatttaaaagaaaagtacaacATTGTAAACGTTTGATTTTTTCATATCGGTGAATTTGTCTTTCTTAGACACACTAGTCCCAAACTTTGTGACTGAACTAGGTTACCAAACGCAAAGTGTTTCGCTTGATTTGTTGTTTGCTCTTTACTTGTTGTCTATGTGTAATTACTATGACTATTTCCTTAATATCTCTATTGTGTACAATGAATCACAccttaataattttaattttaattttaaaattaattgataaaaaaaaaaaaaacaactcttACATCTCA
This genomic interval carries:
- the LOC101213137 gene encoding dystrophia myotonica WD repeat-containing protein, translating into MKMMNNGYNSSFNSNSVGLMSNTGATTASSSSSTSTTNANSQSQGLKTYFKTPEGRYKLHYEKTHPPGFLPFSHGKSVSQVTLAQLKDKPAQAGPAPSSSSSASASSGVRYAAAKFLGVGGGNGVRAIGFAGGNGTGKAVNGTSRSGSLVGSNGSHSILNPNYDGKGTYLIFNVGDTIFIGDLNSPDKDPIKSLHFSNSNPICHAFDPEAKDGHDLLIGLNSGDVYSVSLRQQLQDVGKKLVGAQHYNKEGSVNNSRCTSVAWIPKSDGAFVVAHADGNLYVYEKSKDASVDTSFPVIKDQTQFSVAHARSSKSNPIARWHICQGSINNVAFSTDGVYLATVGRDGYLRVFDYSKDQLICGGKSYYGALLCCTWSGDGKYILTGGEDDLVTVWSMEDRKVVAWGEGHNSWVSGVAFDSYWSSPTSDDIEENVVYRFGSVGQDTQLLLWDLSMDEIVVPLRRCPPGGSPTFSTGSQSAHWDSITPLGTLQPAPCMRDVPKLSPVVAHRVHTEPLSGLLFTQESILTACREGHVKIWMRPSSESQSSNSEALVGGSSSLAGSRVGSSILK